The Methylocella silvestris BL2 DNA segment CGCCTACATAGATCCGGTCGAGCGCGGGGCAGACGATCTTTTTACCATCGGCTACACCTCAGGCACCACAGGCAGACCAAAGGGAGCCATGCTGACGCATGGATGCGTCTACGCAAGCATGGCCGCGACCGCGACGATGCATGTGCGTCACGCCGGCGATATAGTGCTGTCATCGCTGCCTTTCCCGCATGTTTACGGCAATGTCGTCATGAACGCCGTATTTTTGACCGGGATGCGGCTCGTTTCGACTCCGCGTTTCGAGGCGGGAGCGGCGCTGAAGCTTATAGAACAGGAACGCGTGACGCTCTTTGAAGGCGTGCCGACGATGTATTATCAGATGCTCGCGCATCCGGATATTGCGTCCGCCGACTTGACCAGCCTTGTACGCTGTACGGTTGGCGGTCAGACGATGCCCCTTTCGCAGATCGAGGCCGTCGCGAACCGATTTGGCTGCCCCGTGCTTGAACTGTGGGGAATGACCGAAGTCGCCGGTCCGGCGGTCACCCATTCGCCCTACTGGCCGTCGCGTTACGGTTCGATCGGCCTCCCCGCGCCCGGCGTCCATGCGCGCATCGTTGATCTTGAAGAGCGCACACGCGATCAGCCCATAGGCGAAGCGGGCGAGCTGCTGGTGCGCGGCCCCATGGTGACGCGCGGATACTGGAACGATGCGGAGGCCACGGCCGACGCGATCGACAAGGATGGCTGGCTCGCCACTGGCGACGTCGCGCGGGCAGACTCAGACGGCTACATCTTCATCGTCGATCGCAAGAAAGATCTCATCATCACCGCGGGCTACAATGTCTATCCAGCCGAGCTCGAGCAGGTGATCGCCATGCATCCTTCGGTCGTGATGGTCGCGGTGGCGGCGATCGCGGACGCCGAGAAAGGCGAATTGGCCGAGGCGTTCGTCGTCCGCCGCGCCGATGCGACGCTTGACGAGACGGAACTGTTGATCCACTGCCGCAAGCATCTCGCCGCCTACAAGGTGCCCCGGCGCGTGATCTTCGTGGACGATCTGCCGAAGACCAGCACCGGCAAGATCATGCGTCGAAAGCTGCGCGAGTCGGCTCGCGATTGCATCCCCACACAAGCGTGAAAGATCGTTTCCATGAGCATCGACTTTTTTTCAAATTACACCATGTCGATCGACGGCGCCGCCGCGGCCTCGGCGGCGACGTTCGAGGCTTTCAATCCGGCGACTGAAGAGGTCATCGCGGCGGCTCCCGATGCGAGCCGGGAGCAGCTTGAGGCCGCCGTCGCCGCGGCCAAGCGCGCCTTTCCAGCCTGGAGCGCGCGGCCGATCGCAGAGCGCCAGGCGCTGGTGGCGCGGATCGGCGACCTTATCGAGGCGCATGCCGAGGATTTCATGCGGCTGCTGACCCGCGAGCAGGGCAAGCCGCGCAAGGGCGCCGAGTGGGAAATTTTCGGGTCGGCGATCTGGTGCCGGGAAATCGCCAAACAGGAGCTGCCCGTCCACATCAGCGAAGAGAGCCAAACGCGCAGAGTGGAGACACGTCGCGAGCCGCTCGGCGTCATCGCCGGAATTACGCCCTGGAATTTTCCTGTCCTGCTCGCCATCTGGAAGATCGCGCCGGCTCTTGTCGCCGGCAACACGATGGTCCTGAAGCCTTCTCCCTACACGCCGCTTTGCACGCTCAAGCTCGGCGAGCTGGTTCGCGAGCTGCTTCCCCCCGGCGTTCTGAATATCGTCTCCGGCGGCAACGAACTCGGCGTTTGGATGACGACCCACTCGGACATTCGCAAGATTAGTTTTACCGGCTCGACCGAAACCGGCAGAAAAATCATGGCGGCGGCGTCGGGCAACATCAAACGCATTACGCTTGAGCTTGGCGGCAACGACCCTGCGATCGTGCTTCCGGACGTTGACGTGAAGGAAACAGCCGAAAAGCTGTTCTGGGCGGCGTTTCAGAATAGCGCGCAGTTTTGCGTCGCGGCGAAGCGCCTTTATATCCACGCCGATATTTACGACGATCTCGCCGCCGAACTGGTCGCCTACGCGAAAACGGTGAAGGTCGGCGACGGCTCCCTGCAAGGCACAGACCTTGGTCCAATACAAAACAGGATGCAGTTCGAGAAGCTGAAGAACCTGCTCGCTGACGCCAAGACCAACGGTCTGCGCTTTCTACTTGGCGGAGACGTCACGGACGCGAAAGGCTTCTTTGTCCCTGTCACGATTATCGACAACCCGCCGGAGAACAGCCGCGTTGTCGCTGAAGAGGCGTTCGGGCCGATCCTGCCCCTGCTAAAATTCGATGACATTGACGGCGTGATCGCGCGCGCCAATGACACCGAATACGGGCTCGCGGCTTCTGTCTGGGGTAAAGATATCAAAGCGGCGCGGCGGGTCGCCGAGCGTATCGACGCCGGAACCGTCTGGGTGAACGAGGTCCATACCTTCTCGCCGCATGTCGCCTTCGGCGGACATAAGCAATCCGGTCTTGGCATCGAAAACGCGCTTGAGGGGCTTGCTGAATACACCAACGCAAAGACGCTCGTCGTCAACGCGGCCTGAGCCGTGGCGAAATCGGAGCTGCGCTTGAATCAGAGGAGAACTACTTGAGCGTTTTAACCAGCAGCATCGATCGCGCGGATCCGGTTTTCGCGGCCAACGCCGCGCATAATCGAGGGCTGGTCGAGACCTTACGGGATACAGTGGCGATCGCCGCGAAAGGCGGGTCGGACAGCGCGCGCGAGCGGCATGTGGCGCGCGGCAAGCTCCTGCCTCGCGACCGTATCCATCGCTTGCTCGATCCCGGCTCGCCGTTCCTGGAAGTCGGCGCGCTCGCCGCCCACGGCATGTATAGCAGCGATGCGGCAGGAGCTGGCATCATCGCCGGCGTCGGCCGCGTATCGGGCCGCGAGATTATGATTGCTGCGAATGATTCCACCGTGAAAGGCGGCGCCTATTTTCCGATGACGGTCAAGAAGCATCTCCGCGCGCAGGAGATCGCTCAGGCGAACCGTCTCCCCTGCGTCTACCTTGTGGACTCCGGCGGCGCGAATCTTCCACATCAGGCGGAGGTATTTCCGGATCGCGATCATTTCGGCAGAATCTTCTACAATCAGGCGCAGATGTCGGCGGAGGGCATTCCGCAGATCGCCTGCGTCATGGGCAGTTGCACTGCGGGGGGCGCCTATGTTCCCGCCATGTCGGATGAGACGGTGATCGTCCGCAAACAGGCGACAATTTTCCTCGCAGGACCGCCGCTGGTGAAGGCCGCCACCGGCGAGGTTATTTCAGCCGAAGACCTCGGCGGCGCGGATACGCATAGCCGCAAATCCGGCCTCGTCGACCATGTGGCGGAGAATGACGAGCATGCGCTTTTGATTGTCCGCGACATTGTCGCGACCTTCAATCGCCCCAAGGCGGTCGACGTCGAAATGATGACGCCGCGTCCGCCAAAGCTCGATCCGCAGGATCTTTATGGCGTCGTGCCGATCGATGTTCGCGCGCCCTATGAGGTGCGCGAGGTTATCGGCCGCATCGTAGACGGCTCCGAATTTCATGAGTTCAAGCCGCTTTACGGAACAACCCTTGTCTGCGGCTTCGCTCGCGTCTGGGGCGCGCCCGTCGCGATTCTCGCCAACAATGGCGTTTTATTCTCGGAGTCGGCGCTGAAGGGGGCGCATTTCATCGAGCTGGCCTGCCAGCGGCGCACGCCGCTGCTATTCCTGCAAAATATCTCCGGCTTCATGGTCGGCGGCAAATATGAAGCCGAAGGGATCGCGAAGAATGGCGCGAAGCTGGTGACGGCGGTCGCCACCGCCTCTGTGCCGAAGATCACGGTTCTGATCGGCGGCAGCTTCGGCGCAGGCAATTACGGGATGTGCGGGCGCGGCTATAGTCCGCGCTTCCTGTTCAGTTGGCCCAATTCGCGCATCTCGGTCATGGGCGGAGAGCAGGCGGCCTCGGTGCTCGCCACCGTCAACCGCGACGCCGAGCATTGGACGCCGGAGCAAATCGAGGCCTTCAAGGCGCCCATCCGCAAGAAATTCGACGACGAAGGCAATCCATACTACGCCACCGCGCGCCTGTGGGACGACGGAATCATAGATCCCGTTCAGACTCGCGACGTCCTCGGCCTCGCCCTTTCCGTGACGCTTGGCGCGCCGATCCCCGATCGGCCGCGCTTCGGACTGTTCAGAATGTGAAGCCGGCCGATCGCCGGACCCTTTGAACGGCTACGGATCTGAAAGCACGATGTTCGAAAAGATATTGATCGCAAATCGCGGAGAGATCGCGCGTCGGATCATCCGCACGGCGAAACGGCTTGGCGTGCGGACCGTCGCGGTTCATTCCGACGTCGACGCCGCCATGCCCTTCGTCGCGGAAGCCGACGAAGCGGTCGGCATCGGCGGCGCATCCGCCCGCGAAAGCTATCTCGCGCCGGACAAGATCCTGTCGGCGGCCCGGACGACCGGCGCCGAGGCGATCCATCCGGGTTATGGCTTTCTGTCGGAAAACGCCGACTTCGCCAAAGCCGTCGCGGGCGCCGGCCTTGTCTGGATTGGCGCGCCTCCGGCCGCTATCCGCGCCATGGGCCTGAAAGACGCCGCAAAGCGCCTGATGCAGAAGGCTGGCGTGCCGGTGACCCCTGGCTATCTCGGCGATAATCAGAGCCTCACGCGGCTGCAAACGGAAGCTGATGCGATCGGCTATCCGGTTCTCATCAAGGCGGTGGCGGGTGGCGGCGGCAAGGGAATGCGCAAGGTCGAGGCCGCCGGGTCCTTCGCGCAGGCGCTGGAGAGTTGCCGCCGCGAGGCCGCCGCCGCCTTCGGCGACGACCGCGTGCTTCTCGAAAAATATGTGCTGAACCCGCGCCATATCGAAGTGCAGATTTTTGGCGACTCCCATGGCGGGGTCGTCCATCTGTTCGAGCGCGACTGTTCGCTGCAGCGCCGCCATCAGAAGGTGATCGAGGAAGCCCCCGCGCCCGGGATGGATGACGAGACGCGCGCCGCCGTCTGCGCGGCCGCCGTCAGGGCGGCGAAAGCTGTGAACTACGTTGGCGCCGGCACGATCGAATTCATCGCCCAATCGGACGCCGACGCGCGGGGCGCCGTCCGCGCCGACCGCATCTGGTTCATGGAGATGAATACGCGCCTCCAGGTCGAACATCCGGTGACCGAGGCGATCACGGGCCAGGACCTCGTCGAATGGCAGCTGCGCGTCGCCTGCGGCGAACCGCTTCCGCTTAAGCAGGAGGCGCTGGCCATCAACGGCTGGGCGATGGAGGCGAGGCTTTACGCCGAGAATCCCGCGACCGGCTTCCTGCCCTCCACGGGCCCCCTCGACTGGCTGCGCTTTCCCGATAATGTCCGAGTCGACAGCGGCGTCGAGCGGTATGGCGAAGTCACCCCGCATTACGATCCGATGATCGCCAAGCTCATCGTCCATGCTCCGACGCGCGCCATGGCGGCGCAGCGCTTGGCGAAAGCGGCCGGCTCCGTCGAGGCGTGGCCGGTCAAGACCAATGCGGCTTTTCTCGCGCGGGCCGCAAGCGATGCGGATTTTGTCGCGGGCCGCGTCGATACAGGCTTCATCGACCGCCATGGCGACCGGCTGCTGCCGCCAAAAGATCCTTCGCACGCGGTGCTACAGGCGGCGGCGCGGGCGATGCTGTCCGCAGACGCGGTCGATCCGTGGCGCGCGCTTGCCGGATTTCGCGCCAACGCCGCGCCCGATCGGCGAATTATCGTCGAAGTCGCCGGCGTCTCCCATGTCGTCGCAGTCGAGGGGCCACCGCCTTCGGCCCGATTTGCAGAGGTCGGCGGCCAGCGCATCGTGTTCTTTCACGGGGAAGCGTGGCCATTTGGGGCGCCCACCGCCAACAGAAGCGGCGGCGAAGTGGTTTCGACCGGCGTGATCGTCGCCCCCATGCCCGGCCGGATCGTCGCCGTGGAAATCTCCGACGGCGAAAAGGTCTCGCGCGGTCAAAAATTGCTAGTGCTGGAAGCCATGAAGATGGAGCACGCCATGACCGCGCCTTTCGATGGCGTCATCGCGCATTTGAAGACGAAGGTCGGCGCTCAGGTCTCGGACGGCGACGTCCTGCTGAGCGTGGTCAAGGGAGAAGACTGATGGCCGGCCGATGGTTCGACCAATGGCGCGTCGGCGACCGCATCGTCCATGATATCCGCCGCACCGTGACCGAAACGGATAATCTCCTTTTCTCGACCATGACGCATAATCCGCAGCCGCTGCACCTCGACGCGGAAACGGCAAAGGCCAGTGAATTCGGCCGCATTCTCGTCAATGGCACATTCAGCTTCGCGCTGATGATCGGACTGTCGGTGGGAGACACGACGCTGGGCGTGCTCATCGCCAATCTCGGCTATGATAAAGTCAAAATGCCAAAGCCCGTCTTTATCGGAGACACGATGCGCGCCGAAACGGAGGTTCTGGCGCTGAAGGAAAGCCGGTCGCGCCCTGAGGCCGGGGTCGTCACCTTTGCGCATCGTTTGATTAATCAGCGCGATGAGATCGTCTGCCAGTGCGAGCGGGCGGCGCTGATCCGGAAATCCTCATGAGGCTGCGCTCGCTTCTGTTCGTTCCGGGCGACCGGCCGGAGCGCTTTGCCAAGGCGCTGGCCAGCGGCGCCGACGCCTTGATCCTCGATCTTGAGGATTCCGTCGCGGCCTCGCGCAAGGGGGAGGCGCGGGCAGCCGTCGCCGCCTTTCTCGCCCCGAGCGGTGCGAGATCCGCGACGCTGTTCGTGCGGATCAACCCTCTTGGCGGCGAGATGGCCGACCTTGACCTCGCCGCCGCCCGCGGCGCCGATGGGATCGTCCTGCCGAAAGCGGAGGGTGCGGGCTCGATCGCCGATCTCGACCGGCGGCTTGGAGCGGATCGCGCCATGATCCTTCCCATCGCCACCGAAACGCCGGCTGCGGTGTTCGCGCTTGGCTCCTATGGCGGCGTCACGCCAAGGCTGTGCGGCCTGACATGGGGCGCCGAGGATCTCCCGGCGGCGATCGGAGCTACGACAAGCCGCGAGGCGGATGGAAGCTATACGGCGCCCTATCAGCTTGCCCGTTCGCTCGCCCTGTTTGGCGGGCACGCGGCGGGCGTCGCCGCAATCGAAACGGTCTTTCCGGATTTCCGCGATTTGCACGGGCTGTCCCTCTATGCCGCCAGAGCGGCGCGCGACGGCTTCACAGGCATGCTGGCGATCCACCCGACGCAGGTCGCCGTGATCAACGCGGCCTTCACGCCGCCAGAGGCCACGCTCGCGGAGGCGCGCCTGATCGTCGCCGCGTTCGCGGCGAATCCTGACGCCGGCGCGCTTCAGCTGGCGGGACGGATGATCGACGCCCCGCACCTGAAACAGGCGAGGCGCATTTTGGCGGCGGCTGGAGAATAAACGAACGATCGGCCCCAGGCCGGGATAAAGTCGAGCGCCCTTATTATCTGTCGAAGATATGGCGCAGGCCCAAGGATCGACGCTAATTTCATCGCCACGAACTTGCGAAGCAAGATTGAAAATAAGGGAGAAATGCATGATTGGGGCTGCGGACGCCGAATTTCATCCAGCTGATCCGGACAAGCTAAATTGGGCGGAAACCAATTTCTTCGGCTTCTATAATGCCGAGGAGAGATTAAACATTGGCGTATACGCCCTGTTCCGGACCAATCTGCGCACCGTCAATTCGACCATCTGCATGAATTCCGGCTTCGCAATCGCGCCTTGGGAAGCCGATTACGTCGACTGTCAGTCCGTCATTCCTATGGCCCCTGACTGCAGTCTGCTCGACTACGGGCTCGCCAATGGCCTGCACATCCGCTGCGTTGAGCCAAACATGGCTTGGGAGATCAAATTCGACGACGGCGAAGGCACTAAGATCGACGTCGTCTACCGATCGATCATGCCCGCATTCGATATTCACGATCCGGTCATGGATCCAATGGTTGGCCGCCATGACGGCGAATTCGCCTGGGGAACCGCCTACAATGGCCATTTTGACCAAACTGGCCACTACCAAGGCGCCGTGACCCTGCGCGGCCGTACGATCCCGATCGACTGCATTTCCACCATGGATCACAGCTGGGGTCCAAGGCCGGAGCGCGGCGCCCCCAACATGAGCTGGCTGCATGCGCACTTTTCGAAAGATCTCGCGGTTCACGCCATCTTCAGCTTCGATCCCGAGCAGAATGGGTTGAAGCTCTCCTTGACGCACGGCTATGTTGTAGAGCGCGGCGAAATCTTCGGTCTCAAGGCGGGCTCCGGACAGGCGGTGCGCCCGCGCGACCGTTACGCCGACAGCGTCGAGCTTTGGCTCGTCGATCGCGCCAATCGGGAGTGGAATCTTTCCGCAAAAGGGCTGACGAGCTTTCCGTGGCAATGCTGGGCCAATATGGTTGCATTTAACGTGCTCGGACGGTGGGAGATGAATGGTCTCGTCGGCTATGGCGAGATTCAGGACTTCTTCGAGCTGCCGCAACTGACCCGGTTGAACTCCATCCCGGCGACGCGCATCGCCGCGGCGGCGTGAAGTCGATGGCGCCGCCAATTCGTGCGATTCTGTTCGATCTCGACGGAACTCTCGTGCAGACCCGGGACGCGTCCTGGGTGCTGTTCGAACGGACCAACAGGAAATTCGCGCTCGGCATCGATGACCGCGAGCAGTTCTTCAAACTCTTTCGGGACAATCTGTTTGTCGCAGTCCCGCAGGCTTGCGGCGACGAGGAACGCGGGCTTGCGGCGATCAATCATTTCCTCGAGCTTTTGCGCAAAGAGTATAATCCGCCGCTGGTGCCGGGCATCGCGGATGTCGTCAGGACTCTCGCGGCGCGCTGCGTTCTGGGCATCGTCTCAAGCAACGCGCTCGAGGCGATCCGGCGGATCGCCGACGACGCCCATATCGCCCAATGCATTGCCCACGTATTCGCAGGCGATATCGAGCCTGACAAACGCAAAAGCATCCGCCAATTCCTCGCCGATCCGTCATATGCCACGTTGCGCATCGGCTCGCCCGCCTATCAGGAGCGCGCGCCGAAACCGTTCGAGCCCGATGAGGTCGCATTTGTGACAGACACGGTCTGCGACGTTCGACATGCGCGCGAATGCGGCGTCCGAACGCTTGGCGTCTCATGGGGAATGCACAAGGCGAGCGACCTTATGGAGGCGGGAGCGGAGAAAGTCGCGGTCTGGCCGCAGGAGATCATCTCCTGGGCGCTGTCGCCGCGGTCAAACGTGATCGAGGAACGCGCGGACGAGGTAGAGCCGCCGCCGGAGACAGACCTTGAACCGGTCCTCGAAAAATCCGGCGTCCTGCGCCTAAAAGGACTTCGCGCTGATTAGAGCCGCAAGCAAATGCGGTCCAGCGCCACAAACAACAAGGAGAGGAAACAATGAAAGTCATAGCGCAAGGATACAACAGTTTCGAAACAAAAAAATCGTCCGAAGGCGAGGTTGTCTACCTGCCAAATCCACAATCTGTGATCAAGCTAATCCAGAGCGGAAAGCTGAAGGAGCACATATTACTCGTTCAGGGCGGCACGACGACGTTTCTTTCGCCTGCGCTTACTATGGGCGCGATC contains these protein-coding regions:
- a CDS encoding class I adenylate-forming enzyme family protein, which codes for MRRGVISNLVQLAAQRYGDGAALTLPGARSFTFRELDELTGRFAGGLRSLGVRAGDRVVLHLPNGWEWIVSYHAIARIGAVVVPANFLLSAAEVTFAARDSEALALILPAERRSAVAVSEDVAVITLGSSEGAVEFQRLLAGAYIDPVERGADDLFTIGYTSGTTGRPKGAMLTHGCVYASMAATATMHVRHAGDIVLSSLPFPHVYGNVVMNAVFLTGMRLVSTPRFEAGAALKLIEQERVTLFEGVPTMYYQMLAHPDIASADLTSLVRCTVGGQTMPLSQIEAVANRFGCPVLELWGMTEVAGPAVTHSPYWPSRYGSIGLPAPGVHARIVDLEERTRDQPIGEAGELLVRGPMVTRGYWNDAEATADAIDKDGWLATGDVARADSDGYIFIVDRKKDLIITAGYNVYPAELEQVIAMHPSVVMVAVAAIADAEKGELAEAFVVRRADATLDETELLIHCRKHLAAYKVPRRVIFVDDLPKTSTGKIMRRKLRESARDCIPTQA
- a CDS encoding aldehyde dehydrogenase family protein; its protein translation is MSIDFFSNYTMSIDGAAAASAATFEAFNPATEEVIAAAPDASREQLEAAVAAAKRAFPAWSARPIAERQALVARIGDLIEAHAEDFMRLLTREQGKPRKGAEWEIFGSAIWCREIAKQELPVHISEESQTRRVETRREPLGVIAGITPWNFPVLLAIWKIAPALVAGNTMVLKPSPYTPLCTLKLGELVRELLPPGVLNIVSGGNELGVWMTTHSDIRKISFTGSTETGRKIMAAASGNIKRITLELGGNDPAIVLPDVDVKETAEKLFWAAFQNSAQFCVAAKRLYIHADIYDDLAAELVAYAKTVKVGDGSLQGTDLGPIQNRMQFEKLKNLLADAKTNGLRFLLGGDVTDAKGFFVPVTIIDNPPENSRVVAEEAFGPILPLLKFDDIDGVIARANDTEYGLAASVWGKDIKAARRVAERIDAGTVWVNEVHTFSPHVAFGGHKQSGLGIENALEGLAEYTNAKTLVVNAA
- a CDS encoding carboxyl transferase domain-containing protein, with translation MSVLTSSIDRADPVFAANAAHNRGLVETLRDTVAIAAKGGSDSARERHVARGKLLPRDRIHRLLDPGSPFLEVGALAAHGMYSSDAAGAGIIAGVGRVSGREIMIAANDSTVKGGAYFPMTVKKHLRAQEIAQANRLPCVYLVDSGGANLPHQAEVFPDRDHFGRIFYNQAQMSAEGIPQIACVMGSCTAGGAYVPAMSDETVIVRKQATIFLAGPPLVKAATGEVISAEDLGGADTHSRKSGLVDHVAENDEHALLIVRDIVATFNRPKAVDVEMMTPRPPKLDPQDLYGVVPIDVRAPYEVREVIGRIVDGSEFHEFKPLYGTTLVCGFARVWGAPVAILANNGVLFSESALKGAHFIELACQRRTPLLFLQNISGFMVGGKYEAEGIAKNGAKLVTAVATASVPKITVLIGGSFGAGNYGMCGRGYSPRFLFSWPNSRISVMGGEQAASVLATVNRDAEHWTPEQIEAFKAPIRKKFDDEGNPYYATARLWDDGIIDPVQTRDVLGLALSVTLGAPIPDRPRFGLFRM
- a CDS encoding acetyl/propionyl/methylcrotonyl-CoA carboxylase subunit alpha gives rise to the protein MFEKILIANRGEIARRIIRTAKRLGVRTVAVHSDVDAAMPFVAEADEAVGIGGASARESYLAPDKILSAARTTGAEAIHPGYGFLSENADFAKAVAGAGLVWIGAPPAAIRAMGLKDAAKRLMQKAGVPVTPGYLGDNQSLTRLQTEADAIGYPVLIKAVAGGGGKGMRKVEAAGSFAQALESCRREAAAAFGDDRVLLEKYVLNPRHIEVQIFGDSHGGVVHLFERDCSLQRRHQKVIEEAPAPGMDDETRAAVCAAAVRAAKAVNYVGAGTIEFIAQSDADARGAVRADRIWFMEMNTRLQVEHPVTEAITGQDLVEWQLRVACGEPLPLKQEALAINGWAMEARLYAENPATGFLPSTGPLDWLRFPDNVRVDSGVERYGEVTPHYDPMIAKLIVHAPTRAMAAQRLAKAAGSVEAWPVKTNAAFLARAASDADFVAGRVDTGFIDRHGDRLLPPKDPSHAVLQAAARAMLSADAVDPWRALAGFRANAAPDRRIIVEVAGVSHVVAVEGPPPSARFAEVGGQRIVFFHGEAWPFGAPTANRSGGEVVSTGVIVAPMPGRIVAVEISDGEKVSRGQKLLVLEAMKMEHAMTAPFDGVIAHLKTKVGAQVSDGDVLLSVVKGED
- a CDS encoding MaoC family dehydratase; amino-acid sequence: MAGRWFDQWRVGDRIVHDIRRTVTETDNLLFSTMTHNPQPLHLDAETAKASEFGRILVNGTFSFALMIGLSVGDTTLGVLIANLGYDKVKMPKPVFIGDTMRAETEVLALKESRSRPEAGVVTFAHRLINQRDEIVCQCERAALIRKSS
- a CDS encoding HpcH/HpaI aldolase/citrate lyase family protein, which produces MRLRSLLFVPGDRPERFAKALASGADALILDLEDSVAASRKGEARAAVAAFLAPSGARSATLFVRINPLGGEMADLDLAAARGADGIVLPKAEGAGSIADLDRRLGADRAMILPIATETPAAVFALGSYGGVTPRLCGLTWGAEDLPAAIGATTSREADGSYTAPYQLARSLALFGGHAAGVAAIETVFPDFRDLHGLSLYAARAARDGFTGMLAIHPTQVAVINAAFTPPEATLAEARLIVAAFAANPDAGALQLAGRMIDAPHLKQARRILAAAGE
- a CDS encoding DUF7065 domain-containing protein yields the protein MIGAADAEFHPADPDKLNWAETNFFGFYNAEERLNIGVYALFRTNLRTVNSTICMNSGFAIAPWEADYVDCQSVIPMAPDCSLLDYGLANGLHIRCVEPNMAWEIKFDDGEGTKIDVVYRSIMPAFDIHDPVMDPMVGRHDGEFAWGTAYNGHFDQTGHYQGAVTLRGRTIPIDCISTMDHSWGPRPERGAPNMSWLHAHFSKDLAVHAIFSFDPEQNGLKLSLTHGYVVERGEIFGLKAGSGQAVRPRDRYADSVELWLVDRANREWNLSAKGLTSFPWQCWANMVAFNVLGRWEMNGLVGYGEIQDFFELPQLTRLNSIPATRIAAAA
- a CDS encoding HAD family hydrolase produces the protein MAPPIRAILFDLDGTLVQTRDASWVLFERTNRKFALGIDDREQFFKLFRDNLFVAVPQACGDEERGLAAINHFLELLRKEYNPPLVPGIADVVRTLAARCVLGIVSSNALEAIRRIADDAHIAQCIAHVFAGDIEPDKRKSIRQFLADPSYATLRIGSPAYQERAPKPFEPDEVAFVTDTVCDVRHARECGVRTLGVSWGMHKASDLMEAGAEKVAVWPQEIISWALSPRSNVIEERADEVEPPPETDLEPVLEKSGVLRLKGLRAD